The Cetobacterium sp. ZOR0034 nucleotide sequence AATAAAAAGACCTTTAGAAGAGATTCAAAAAACCTTAGAAGAAATCAGTGGAACTTATGATGTAAGTAGATTTACAGATAAGAAAGGTTTAGAGCTAAAAGAGCATGAAAGAAGCGTAGTTGTAACTTTTGAAAAAAATGTTCTTAGATTTATAGGAAACTCATTTATGCCTAAGCAAGTTAGAAATATGTCAGGATATATTTTAACAGGAGAGGTTGAAACTTTTCCGGGTAAATATCTAACTTTGGAGAATGTGTATTTAAAAGATGAGTTGCTAGATAAAATGATTTTACCTATCCCTGATATGACTGTTTCAGGTGTTGAAAAAATAGAGCGAACAGCAGATGGAAAAATTTATATATTTTATGTTCAAAAAGATAAAAAAGGCGAAGTGATAGGAAAAAATGCTTCAAATATTAAAGCTTTAAGAAAAGAGTTTGGAAATATAATTATAAGGGAGATTTAGATGATTTCTAGATTGAAACAAGCTTTTAGATGTTTGTTTTTAAAGTTTGATAAAAGAGATGAAGAGGAAGTAAAAAAAATTCTTTCAAAAGAGGAGTTTAGTATTTTTAACGAGATGAGTGATTACGATAGACTGCACTCTTTTCTGATTTACAAAGCTGTTCAAAAAAATGAGGTTTTAAAGAAAGAGAGTAGATATTTGAAGTTAGCTTTACTACATGATTGTGGAAAAGGTAACGTCACTTTTTATAGAAGAGTTAAAAAGGTTTTGATAGGTGATGAAATGCTAGAGAAACATCCAGAAAATGCCTACCAAAAATTAAAAG carries:
- a CDS encoding KH domain-containing protein, with amino-acid sequence MDFRGVEKTDKWGYIFTVFYNGEKFHSFDEMAGKITVKGEFRRVMNELGFTWAKGIQQGGRTDAKVSAERNMLYVSSNFEGDLKDIIFKFNEKMKESIFIRKVQKTFPNLSFPEYVDKREYLYRYPKKRIKRPLEEIQKTLEEISGTYDVSRFTDKKGLELKEHERSVVVTFEKNVLRFIGNSFMPKQVRNMSGYILTGEVETFPGKYLTLENVYLKDELLDKMILPIPDMTVSGVEKIERTADGKIYIFYVQKDKKGEVIGKNASNIKALRKEFGNIIIREI
- a CDS encoding HD domain-containing protein produces the protein MISRLKQAFRCLFLKFDKRDEEEVKKILSKEEFSIFNEMSDYDRLHSFLIYKAVQKNEVLKKESRYLKLALLHDCGKGNVTFYRRVKKVLIGDEMLEKHPENAYQKLKEIDLELARLCRDHHKKNVEDKMRIFQQIDDE